The sequence below is a genomic window from Dyadobacter chenwenxiniae.
TTTTTTAGAACAGCATTTGCAACCACTTTTATTCTTATATCCATTATCGCGCCAGGTTCGATAGCTCAGCAAATATATTCGAAAGCCTATGGTCAGAAAGGAGATCCAGCTATTATATATTTACATGGTGGCCCTAGGGGTAACTCGACATTGTTCGAAGCAACAACTGCAAACGCGCTCGCTAAAAAAGGCTTTTATGTAATTGTATATGACAGGAGAGGTGAGGGACGATCTAGCGATACGGAAGCAAAAATAAATTTTGATGAAGCCTTTTCTGATTTAAATACGCTTATTAAAGATTACGACTTGGCAAAGGTAAACCTCCTAGGTCATAGCTTCGGTGGTATCGTTTCAACATTGTACACAGAGAGATTTCCGCAAAAAGTAGAGCGGCTTATTTTAGTCGGTGCTTTGTTCTCTCAACAGGAGTCCTACGACCATATACTTACCACAAGTCTAAAAATTGCAACACAAGCGAGAGATTCAACCATGCTCAAAAAGATTTCTTACATTAAAACCTTGAACGAGCAAAGTGAACAGTATCGGAAACAGACATATGAGGTAGCATCGCACTTTGGCTTCTTCAAAATGCCGAGACCTACTTTAGAGTCAAGAGAGCTGACTGAAGAGTACGAAAATAGCAACTTTTCCAAGTCAAATATCCGTAATGATAAAGCCCCCATTCTATTTTATCAAAATGAATCTCGTGTTAATATTGACACCAAACCCATTTTAAAGGATATCATTCAGAAAAATATAAAGCTCTCAGCCATTTATGGACTGCAAGATGGCATCTTCTCAAAAAATCAGATTTCAGACATAAAAAGGATCATTGGTCCACAAAATTTGTATACAATAGAAAATTGCTCTCATTACCCATTTGTAGATCAACAAGCAAAGTTTTTGCAGAGTGTTCAGGAAATAATGGATAAATAAAAAGTGTACATAGCGGTTACCGCTTGGCATTCATCTGATATAGATTTTTAAATACAAACTCTAAAACTGCATCTCTATTTTCCAACATGTCCTGGACAGAGTTTGACACCTCATAATCAGGAATAGCTCCCCTTTTTTATAGCAAGGTTTATTGCATAGACTGCATGCAAAGGCGGTATGGATATGCCGGTTTCAGTATGGTCGCCCCGTATAGTTATTTTTTGTACGCCGTTGCTAATTGCAGTATATCCAGAAGTTTCAGTTCCTAAATAGCGTTTGTATATTCTTTTAAAATTCTCCGGCTGTCCTGCGGTGGAAACCATTCCGCCATTAATCAGTACCACTATTTACCGTTTCCGCGTACGCTAATAAACGATAAATGGGAGGAAAGAACCACAGACCCTAGCTCATGTCGGTCATGTGAAATCTGAAGGAACGTATACCTCTGGAGCCGAAGGTATTCTGTGTTTTAGGCCCTGATCCAGCTAAGTGCTTTCTTAGTGCATCAACCTTACATGTAGTATTTCCGACAACCGCTAACCAGCATTTTAAGTACAAAAGGACTAACAGAAATAGGTAGAGCACCGATCCCCGTTACCGGCCCATCGATAAAATCGTCCTTAGACACCATTTTCTAAGTGAGAAATGGCAAAAGAATGATGATGAAACACTGCAATATAATGTTGAAATTCACACACTGTATTTCCTGAGGGATTCATTGACTGACCCGTCCTAAAAAGCATAGACCGTCTATTCTATTGCTGTTTGAAGAAGTATCGACTCATAACTAGAATGATCTCAGGTATTAGGCAAGCTTTTAAGACAGACAACCATGTAATAAGCGATGAATAGAGTTTACAACAGACTTCTATTGTGTGAAATCACTCGCTTTTGATGCTCAATTAACGCGTTACCTGAAAAAACAGTTGTTCATTTCGAAACTGGAAGTCATTGATTTTTTCCTGCATTGAACGATAATCGTTAGACGAATGCATACGTGCCAGCGCATTTACCGCTTTATCCATTTTAAACATTAGAGCTATTGTGAGGAGTGGCTTGACCGGATAGCCTTACGAACAGGCGGAGAAGAGACTCAGGTTAAACTGATTAAAGTAAAAATAGTCCTTTTTTGATATTACAAAACTAGCAGTTCTTCAATCCTGCAATTCGGTTTCAAGCTTGATGGCATTATATTTACAAATATCTTAATACAGATCTTTCAATACGATGAATAAAAGTGGCACAATCATTATTATCGAGGATGACGAAGATGACCGATTTGTATTGGAAGAAGCTTTTAATGAACTAGGGTATTCCAACAAAAGGATCTATTTCCTGGATGGATTATCGGCTCTAGAATATCTTTATACAACCCCGGAACGGCCCTTCATTATTATATCGGATATAAATCTGCCCCAGTTGAATGGATTAGAACTTAGAAAGAAAGTTCAGACTGATGCTGAACTTAGTCTTCGGTGTATCCCCTACGTATTTTTCACAACAGCCATCAACCATCAGGCCGTTATTGATGCTTACAGTACATCTGCGCAGGGGTTCTTTGTCAAGCCCGGAGTATTTGATGAACTTAAGGAAACAATCAAGATCATGATTGAATATTGGAGAAAGTGCGCCGCTCCCAATAATTTTTAGCCAGGTGTCATTCAAAGGCTCGAACGTGAAACTGTACCCTTCTGGCAATAAGGTGGAGATCCGTAAAAATCTGATTAATTACTACGTCCACTGGCACTACCGCAGTATTGTCTTGTCCTGAAATAAGTTGACCACAAATTATTAAATTATGGATCAACTCAAAGAACTACGTATGCGGCAGCATCGACAAACCATGCTTCAAATGATATCTGAGATTCATCAGGGCAAACTTAACATTACTCAGGCAGCTAACAAATTTAGCGTCACACGTCATACGGTTAAAACTTGGTTAGATAAGGTAGAAGACAAGGCTTTCGAACATCCAGTTAGCGAAAAGCTGGCTCCGTCTACATCAAAAAAATCACAGTTTGGTAGAACTGACAAAGATGCAGCCGCGCAAGTTTACTATTCCACGCTGATCCAAGTTGCAGAACAGGAATTAGGACTTCGACATCGAAAAAAAGTGCGTTACCAAGCAATCAGATTCATTTTAATGAATTACCCTACTGTTCAAATACGACAGTTGGAAGAAGTGCTTGGCTTCACGCGACAAGGCTATTAGAGGTTTTTCTTACAAATGGGCGAAAAACGGCGCTAAGGAACTATAAGCTTAGGTATTACTCTTCTCGATCAGCTAGAACGGCTTTAAACCTAAATTCTTGGAAATTTTCAACTAAATTCGGCTTATATTCTATCATTAACCGAATCATCATAGATGTTCAGAAGTTATCTGGTAATTACACTCCGTAACCTTAAAAAGAATAAACTGCTATCAGTAATAAATATTCTTGGTCTTTCAATTGGAGTTTCAGCTTGTTTGTTCATTCTGCAATATGTGAGTTTTGAGCTTAGCTATGAAAGTAAGTTTCTAAATTATGACAGCATTTATCGTATTACCTCAGAATTTTATGATAAAGGGGAAAAAACGAGTGAATCGGCATTAACTACGCCGCATTTAAAAGCTGATATTCAGACCAATTTCCCAGAAATCGAAGCATGTACACAACTGCTTTCGACTCGTTCCTGGTTTGATTGTACATTAAAAAATGACAAGGCTGGAAGCAGTAAAATTTTCAACGAAAGGAATGTATTCTTTACAGACAATTCTTTTATTGATTTTTTCTCAATTACTTTAAAGGAAGGAAACAGTGTTACCGCCTTGCAGCAACCCAATTCTATGGTACTGTCTGAATCCGCCGCTAAACGTTACTTTGGCTTATCAGATCCGATCGGTCAAAGCCTCACACTCAATGGGAGCATGCATAATCAAAGTTACATAGTAACTGGCTTGATGCCCGATCTCCCCCAAAACTCCCATTTAGCTGATGTTGATATTCTTGCTTCTATTTCATCCATTGAAAGTACACCGAACCTGAAGAATTCAGAATTGTACAATTATCTTCGATTAAAGAGCTACCAAAATATAAGTAGCTTAAAAAGTCGTTTCAAAACATTTGCCGCTAAATATTCCAACTCAGCAGCGGGTCTAGGCGGTTCAAATAGTACTTACGAGCTACAACCTATCAAGGAAATTTACCTTTATTCCCATTTGGAAGATGAGATGCATGTAGGAGGAAATCCAGATTCAATTTACTTTCTTCTCATCATTGCGGTTTTTATA
It includes:
- a CDS encoding alpha/beta fold hydrolase — protein: MNHFFRTAFATTFILISIIAPGSIAQQIYSKAYGQKGDPAIIYLHGGPRGNSTLFEATTANALAKKGFYVIVYDRRGEGRSSDTEAKINFDEAFSDLNTLIKDYDLAKVNLLGHSFGGIVSTLYTERFPQKVERLILVGALFSQQESYDHILTTSLKIATQARDSTMLKKISYIKTLNEQSEQYRKQTYEVASHFGFFKMPRPTLESRELTEEYENSNFSKSNIRNDKAPILFYQNESRVNIDTKPILKDIIQKNIKLSAIYGLQDGIFSKNQISDIKRIIGPQNLYTIENCSHYPFVDQQAKFLQSVQEIMDK
- a CDS encoding response regulator; the encoded protein is MNKSGTIIIIEDDEDDRFVLEEAFNELGYSNKRIYFLDGLSALEYLYTTPERPFIIISDINLPQLNGLELRKKVQTDAELSLRCIPYVFFTTAINHQAVIDAYSTSAQGFFVKPGVFDELKETIKIMIEYWRKCAAPNNF